Proteins encoded together in one Rhodospirillaceae bacterium window:
- the ruvX gene encoding Holliday junction resolvase RuvX, translating to MIIASIQEVTEKLPRHGRLMALDLGEKTIGVAVSDPGHMIATPITTIRRTKFAEDSKVLLKLIDERQVGGLVIGLPLNMDGSEGPRCQSVRQFASNFAKIRDMPMTFWDERLSTVAVTRDMIHADLSRAKRAKMVDQSAAAFILQGALDSLRRQSSGE from the coding sequence GTGATCATCGCCTCGATTCAGGAGGTAACCGAGAAGCTGCCGCGCCATGGTCGGCTGATGGCGTTGGATCTGGGGGAGAAGACCATAGGCGTCGCGGTCAGTGATCCAGGACATATGATTGCGACACCCATCACGACCATCCGGCGGACAAAATTCGCGGAGGATTCGAAGGTGCTGTTGAAGCTGATCGACGAACGGCAGGTGGGGGGGCTGGTAATCGGCCTGCCGCTCAACATGGACGGGTCTGAAGGGCCGCGCTGCCAATCCGTGCGCCAGTTTGCCAGCAACTTCGCCAAGATCCGCGACATGCCGATGACATTCTGGGACGAGCGCCTGTCCACCGTCGCGGTAACCAGGGACATGATTCACGCCGATCTCAGCCGGGCCAAGCGTGCGAAAATGGTTGACCAGTCAGCCGCGGCCTTCATCCTGCAGGGGGCTCTGGACAGCCTCAGGCGACAATCATCGGGGGAATAG
- a CDS encoding FAD-dependent oxidoreductase yields the protein MARDPRYDILFEPVKIGPVTAKNRFYQVPHCNGQGYRDPSAVAKMRGNKAAGGWGVLCTEQAEIHHTSEITPFIELRLWDDRDIPALAKMSDAIHAENALAGIELAYNGPNGSNNYTREVPLGPSHLPIATFYYDPVQARAMDATEIKNLRRWHKNAAIRAKRAGFDIIYVYAAHGFSIIQHFLSRRFNQRSDEYGGSLENRMRLLREITEDTVDAVGDKAAVAVRIAVDELMGESGLHTAEIEDVIGRMAETPDLWDVTLSDWSNDSRTSRFTEEGAEEEFVRGIKRLTTKPVVGVGRFTSPDLMVRQVKSGILDLIGAARPSIADPFLPLKIDEGRIDDVRECIGCNICVSGDMTMSPSRCTQNPAMGEEWRKGWHPEFIRVRESDSRVLVVGAGPAGLEAARALGQRGYEVALAEAGTELGGRVARECRLPTLSAWGRVRDWRVGQINKMPNVSVYLDSKLDAGQVLEFGFDHVVVATGSAWRRDGVAHHHLSAMPIAADVAVLTPDDLMAGQRPSGRRIVLYDDDHYYMGGICAELLVKAGHHVTLVTPAPEVSTWTRNTLEQDKIQARLLNMGVEVIVSHVVAAARADHMQLACVFTGNTRPLASDGLVLVTARLPLDQLYLDLKAKEFRWLDAGISSVKGIGDCWAPSTIAAATYAGRRYAEEFDAPDIGDALPFKREMVELLP from the coding sequence ATGGCGCGCGATCCGCGTTACGATATCCTGTTCGAGCCGGTGAAGATCGGCCCGGTCACTGCGAAGAATCGCTTTTATCAGGTCCCGCATTGCAACGGTCAGGGCTATCGCGATCCCTCGGCCGTGGCCAAGATGCGTGGGAACAAGGCGGCCGGGGGATGGGGTGTCCTCTGCACGGAACAGGCCGAGATCCATCACACCTCGGAGATCACGCCCTTCATCGAGTTGCGGCTGTGGGATGACCGCGACATCCCGGCGCTGGCCAAGATGAGCGACGCGATCCATGCCGAGAATGCCCTGGCCGGAATAGAACTCGCCTATAATGGTCCGAACGGGTCCAACAATTATACCCGCGAAGTGCCGCTCGGCCCCTCGCATCTACCCATCGCCACTTTCTACTATGATCCCGTTCAGGCGCGGGCGATGGATGCGACCGAAATCAAGAACCTGCGCCGCTGGCACAAGAACGCTGCGATCCGCGCCAAGCGTGCCGGTTTCGACATCATCTATGTCTATGCCGCGCACGGTTTCTCCATCATCCAGCATTTCCTGTCGCGCCGCTTCAACCAGCGCTCCGACGAATATGGCGGCAGTCTCGAGAACCGCATGCGACTGCTGCGCGAGATCACCGAGGATACGGTGGACGCGGTGGGGGACAAGGCGGCGGTGGCAGTTCGCATCGCGGTTGATGAGTTGATGGGCGAGAGCGGCCTTCACACCGCGGAAATCGAGGATGTGATCGGCCGCATGGCCGAGACGCCGGATCTCTGGGATGTGACGCTGTCGGATTGGAGCAATGATTCCCGCACGTCGCGCTTCACCGAAGAGGGCGCCGAGGAAGAATTCGTGCGCGGCATCAAGCGCTTGACCACAAAGCCGGTGGTGGGTGTCGGTCGTTTCACCTCGCCCGATCTCATGGTGCGGCAGGTGAAATCGGGCATTCTCGATCTCATCGGGGCGGCGCGGCCATCGATCGCTGATCCATTCCTGCCCCTCAAAATCGACGAGGGCCGCATCGACGATGTCCGCGAATGCATCGGCTGCAATATCTGCGTTTCCGGCGACATGACCATGTCGCCCAGTCGTTGCACCCAGAACCCCGCCATGGGCGAGGAATGGCGCAAGGGCTGGCACCCGGAATTCATCCGCGTGCGCGAGAGTGACTCGCGCGTGCTGGTGGTGGGCGCCGGCCCCGCCGGTCTGGAAGCCGCACGCGCCCTTGGGCAACGTGGGTATGAGGTAGCACTGGCAGAAGCCGGTACCGAACTTGGTGGTCGTGTCGCCCGCGAATGCCGCCTGCCGACCCTGAGCGCCTGGGGACGCGTCCGCGATTGGCGTGTGGGCCAGATCAACAAGATGCCCAATGTCAGCGTCTATCTCGATAGCAAGCTCGATGCGGGGCAGGTCCTGGAGTTCGGCTTCGACCATGTGGTCGTGGCGACGGGCAGCGCCTGGCGGCGTGATGGCGTGGCACACCACCACCTCTCCGCCATGCCGATTGCAGCCGATGTCGCGGTGCTGACACCCGATGATCTCATGGCGGGCCAGCGTCCTTCGGGCCGGCGCATCGTGCTTTACGATGACGATCATTATTACATGGGCGGCATCTGCGCCGAATTGCTGGTGAAGGCCGGCCATCACGTGACATTGGTGACGCCGGCGCCGGAAGTCTCGACCTGGACCCGCAACACGTTGGAACAGGACAAGATCCAGGCGCGGCTCCTCAATATGGGTGTCGAGGTGATCGTCAGCCATGTTGTTGCGGCAGCACGTGCCGATCACATGCAACTGGCCTGCGTGTTCACTGGCAACACCCGGCCCCTTGCTTCGGATGGCTTGGTGCTGGTGACGGCGCGCCTGCCGCTGGACCAACTCTATCTCGACCTCAAAGCGAAAGAGTTTCGATGGCTTGATGCCGGTATCTCAAGCGTCAAAGGAATCGGCGATTGCTGGGCGCCTTCGACCATTGCGGCGGCGACCTATGCCGGGCGGCGCTATGCAGAGGAGTTTGACGCGCCGGATATCGGTGATGCGCTGCCCTTCAAGCGCGAGATGGTCGAGTTGCTGCCGTGA
- a CDS encoding flavin reductase family protein codes for MTKVLVDRTAALLESVDVDVFVGAMRVQAAAVNLVTSDGPGGKTGVTVSAMTAVSAEPPLLLACVNRRSPSVAAIRQNGVFCINALSAEQSELANTFAGRPSNGQPFDFSTAEWMTLSTAAPALVDAVANLDCVIHDIVEAGSHTIFIGRVVGAAHRNVKPLVYCDRTYLAPGPLTD; via the coding sequence ATGACCAAAGTCCTGGTCGACCGTACCGCCGCGCTGCTTGAGAGCGTCGACGTCGACGTTTTTGTGGGTGCGATGCGCGTGCAGGCGGCAGCGGTCAACCTGGTGACGTCGGATGGCCCGGGTGGCAAAACCGGTGTCACGGTGAGCGCAATGACCGCGGTTTCGGCCGAGCCGCCACTATTGCTCGCTTGTGTCAACCGCCGCAGTCCGTCGGTGGCTGCTATCCGCCAGAATGGCGTCTTCTGCATCAATGCGCTCAGCGCCGAGCAGAGCGAGCTTGCCAATACCTTTGCCGGCCGCCCGAGCAATGGCCAGCCGTTCGACTTCTCGACCGCCGAGTGGATGACACTATCCACCGCCGCGCCGGCCCTGGTCGATGCGGTCGCCAATCTCGATTGCGTTATCCACGACATCGTCGAAGCTGGCTCCCACACCATCTTCATCGGCCGCGTTGTGGGGGCCGCCCATCGCAATGTGAAGCCGCTGGTCTATTGCGACCGTACCTATCTGGCCCCAGGGCCTCTCACCGACTGA
- a CDS encoding MFS transporter, with product MSATQSSSAAGAEEAPSRLLQRANIAPLALVNLGVGLHAVIWYMAATAMPTAIGDVGGAEYLSWVGSLYLVTTILGGAVTAMLKGHFGARNAMLGAGFVVMVGGLVSAVAPSVGFILAGRCIQGLGEGVLIALSYVITRELFDNRLVPRVFGTLAATWGGAVFFGPLVGGVLTELFSWRIAFLGAALLPLPMQALAWMILRDKHERVFVGKPPLLRVSLLAIGVIGIAVADRIGSSFLGAVTIVAGIAAVALALKLDRHAATHLITTVFPSLRHRVSLGLWVLILMPMAEAGVFVYTPYLLQLDRGMTPTWAGYFGAIHALTWSLSALSVASLPPRWHSTVILAGPATLALGLAIQAVTMTGGPILHVGFALALVGIGFGISHSFINQRIMAAAPEGQEDATATAIPTLECLGGAIGAAAVGLIGNAAGFAGPLTSGIVARGSLGVFGGGAVVAALATLAALAFLRSGARHAALVRSSSQGE from the coding sequence ATGTCAGCCACCCAATCATCTTCGGCAGCTGGCGCGGAAGAAGCGCCATCCCGCCTCCTGCAGCGCGCGAACATCGCACCGCTCGCCTTGGTCAATCTCGGCGTCGGCCTGCATGCTGTCATCTGGTACATGGCAGCGACCGCCATGCCGACGGCAATCGGCGACGTGGGCGGTGCGGAGTATCTGAGCTGGGTCGGCAGTCTTTATCTCGTCACCACCATCCTGGGTGGCGCTGTCACGGCGATGCTGAAAGGTCATTTCGGCGCGCGCAATGCCATGCTCGGCGCGGGCTTCGTGGTCATGGTCGGTGGCCTGGTCTCGGCGGTGGCGCCCAGCGTTGGATTCATCCTCGCTGGCCGTTGCATCCAGGGCCTTGGCGAAGGGGTGCTCATCGCTCTTTCCTATGTCATTACGCGTGAGCTGTTCGACAACCGCTTGGTCCCGCGCGTGTTCGGCACGCTGGCGGCGACATGGGGCGGCGCGGTTTTCTTCGGCCCGCTGGTGGGCGGTGTCCTCACCGAGCTCTTTTCCTGGCGGATAGCCTTTCTCGGCGCCGCCCTGCTGCCGCTGCCGATGCAGGCCCTGGCCTGGATGATCCTGCGCGACAAGCATGAACGTGTCTTCGTCGGCAAGCCGCCCTTGCTGCGTGTTTCGCTGCTGGCTATCGGCGTTATCGGGATTGCGGTCGCCGACCGGATCGGCAGTTCGTTCCTGGGCGCCGTCACCATTGTTGCCGGCATTGCCGCCGTGGCCCTGGCGCTGAAGCTCGACCGACATGCGGCGACGCATCTCATCACGACGGTGTTCCCCAGCCTGCGTCACCGCGTGTCGCTGGGCCTCTGGGTGCTCATTCTGATGCCGATGGCCGAGGCCGGGGTGTTCGTCTACACACCCTATCTGCTGCAGCTCGATCGCGGCATGACGCCAACCTGGGCCGGCTATTTCGGGGCCATTCACGCGCTCACGTGGTCCTTGTCGGCGCTGAGTGTCGCCTCGCTTCCGCCGCGTTGGCACAGCACCGTCATTCTTGCGGGGCCGGCCACCTTGGCCCTGGGCCTTGCCATCCAGGCCGTGACCATGACCGGTGGTCCGATCCTCCATGTCGGTTTCGCCCTGGCGCTGGTCGGGATCGGATTCGGCATTTCCCATTCCTTCATCAACCAGCGGATCATGGCGGCGGCACCGGAAGGGCAGGAGGACGCCACCGCCACGGCCATTCCGACATTGGAGTGTCTGGGGGGCGCTATTGGCGCGGCGGCGGTGGGGCTGATCGGCAATGCCGCTGGCTTTGCCGGGCCACTCACCAGCGGGATCGTGGCACGCGGGTCCCTGGGCGTCTTTGGCGGGGGTGCGGTGGTGGCGGCGCTGGCCACATTGGCCGCCCTGGCTTTCCTGCGGTCCGGCGCCCGACATGCTGCGCTCGTGAGGTCGAGTTCCCAGGGGGAATAG